acaaaaaatagtgaGAAAAtgtctttttaaaattaattatgatttttaatatttcatgaCAAGATTCCAAATTAAAGTATTAATCTTTCTAAATGGTATGTAATTATGGTGTATGATtgaattttattagtatttttttcttgaaatttaaTAGGGTaggattaattaaaatttagaatgaaaaaaaccattttttatAGACTTCTTATGACATTTAGAAAATCacatgttatttttaatatattgacATAGACATATTTACGGTATCAACGTTGTTGAATTgtcttaaattatttatgaataattgatttgtttaatattttttcattaaagaTGGACATTTTATCATTTGGAAATTTTCATAAACGATTTGCAGTTGTGCGAGCGAATTGGCATATGAATAtcttgaattatttatttttaattaatcataagatgatagaattattatttttattaatattaaattgtaTTAGGAGTCATTAGTCATTGAAATTTCATGGGATGATTTTCGATGAATTGGTTATAAACTTTTGATTTTTGAGTAAAAACTATATGAAGTGGTATTACTTAATGATAATGAATTATTGTACTATTTATGAATGTAAGTATGATTGTTTGATTAGAATTGAGTAAGAATATGATGAGAACGTGAACAAGTTGATTAGTGAACTATGATGATGAAGTGTTCAATTGAAATTAAGTAGAACATATATAATTAGTGGATTTTACGGCCTATTCTCTATGCTATGTTTGTGCATCTTTTAAAGCACATGACATAAtttgagagaaaaagaaaagatagaaaataaaaacttttataattGGTTAATGTGAGACAATGTCATTTGAGGCGATATGAGTGTGTAATGATAGAGggattaatatttaatatgattATCCAATGTTGAGCCTAAATACTTGTTAAATTAAGTATTAGTTTGAATGTTTGTGGATTAAGAGATGATAAAATTGATTAGTCATTTATAATAATGAATAAGTGATATTAAGTGATGGAGGAATTTGGTTGTGAGATGACAAACTTTAAACAAATCATGCAATATAATGTGAAATATACTTGATTAGTGGTTAATAAGCAAAACAAAACAGATATAtagtcattttttttcttaaaaaaaagcTATCACATTAGATATCAATATGAAACTTGACATCTCTACTAGGATAACACCTTAGATTTCAACAATCATCTGTCGTCACATGCAaaatagtattattaaaaaaataaaaaggaaaggaaatacAAACAAATATAGGAGACTAAGCAAAAACCCATAAAAAACAACCTAAGAAAAACAATACTTAGTTAATTAACCCCAATAAAAAATTCAAGGCATTTATTCTCATCCTTTAAGAAAGAACCCCAAAGAAAGAAAGGACTCTCATTTCTTCTTAGCAGACATCTTATAACTTTTCCTAGGACGTCCAAGCCTCCTAGTAGTTTGAACAACATCATATTCATTCTCACTAAGAAATAGTCTCGTATCACCCTCACCCTTCAAATACTTAGCAACAAATTTACATTCTTTCAAGAACAAAACAACAACTGAAGAGGGGACAACATTAAGCTTCAGAGCAacatctacatcaaacacaataGAAGAGGAACAACATTTGCATCAGACacaacaagaacaacaaaatCAAAAGACACCTATGTTTTGGGACTAGTAGCAACAACTAGTGTAATTGATCACTGCCACTACATTTTCCAAACCTGAAAGTGattcaaaacaattttgtaATGTCAACATTAGAGTCAATTTTAGAAGGAACTCATTTGTCAGCAATAGGCAAAGGGTCATTTTCTTGTAGCAAATCTTCTGATTCATGAACACTCTCCAATGAAGGCATATCAACAAAAATATCATCTTAAGATCTGGATCCAGTCCATATATCATTAATCACTAGTGCAAACAATACAGTTTACacttattttagaaaatttattacatTGATTTCATCACCAATATAGATGCCAACAGTGTAGAAAGTCCATTACATTTTACATTAGTATTATAACCGATGAAATAAGGGACATATTACATTGATTACAGACAAGAATCAATGGAACCGATGTAATAACTAGTGTAATAAGGGATATATTACATCAGTTCTATGGAAAAGTAGTATAAAAAGTAAATGTAAACTATATTACGTAAGTCAAAGTATtgtaaataaatgaaaacactCAAATCTATTACAAAATACAACATTGAACTTATCTTCTTATGTCCTATCATCTGTAATGTTGTATCTTTTATGTTGTCCACTAGCACAGTAGGATCTGAAAGACCTGTTATCAAAATATTCATTTGAATCTATTGTAAGATGAGTTTCATCTTCTCACCTTGTTGGCGGATGTTTTCACCTTGTTGGCGAATGCGTTCACTATGTTTTTGTTGATCTTTCATTAATTGCTCCATCTTTTCTTCCAGTATCCGCTCCTTAGCATTCTTTTCCATAAGGTTGTCATTTAACTTTTGAATAGCCTCACGCATTTCTTCTATTTGATGAACTATTGTAGCTTGACTTGGAGTAGAGTGAACACTTGTGGAAGTATTACACCTTTTGCTCAATACATTAAGGTCATAtacatttctttttttatttccacATTCAACAACATTAAAGTATGTTTCGTTGTCATCAATGGAAGTAACAGGAGAGTTTTGCGAAGATGATCCTTCAAGCATTAGATGTTGTTCAACTTCTTGACATTTCTTATATTTCTCCTAAAAATGAAGTCAAATTAACTATTGTAAagaaaacatataataaatagTAAAGTATAACTTCAAGTTTAAACATACCGCAAGCTCAGAAGTCTTATCATTAACCCATTGTTCAGTTCTTAATTTCTTTGTTCTCTCTACAACTTTCCAAGTAGTTGGTTGTCGTTCAAACTCCTTACTCTACATAAATTTAATGGaaatatataatagaatatCTAAGTCTAAtatattgtatttaaattaaatatataaaaacataaaaatattaccATTTTCTCACAGTGAGATGCAGTAGATATGGAACCTACACAGTAGACTGATTCTCCCTTATCAATAACTCGATTTGCCTTGGCAATGACACTTTTGTTTTGAAATTCTATAGAACTCCAATATTGGTCCAAGGTTGATTGAACAGGTTGATCTTCACCATGATTTGTCCACAAGTAATAATTAGGCATGAATCCCTTTTGATAGAGATCCCACACAACTTGATCCACGTACTTAAAAACTTTACAATTACATTTAACACAAGGACATCTTAATACTTCACCTTGTTCTTGAAACTTTTCTTGACCAATAACATATTGTAAAAACTCATACAATCCTTCTCTAAATTCTTCTGTCAAATGTTTATTAGCATCCAATCTTTGATACATCCATTCTCTACCTTTGGGAATTTCCATTAATGCAAACTTACTACAAGAAATTCCATATAATAAGGTTCCatatcttttaaattatgtaGAAAAGCATTCCACCAAATATAACAGTTACATTAGGTAAGTACCAAAATAAAgctaacaattttttaaaaaaaagagatGGAAGGAATCATGGATCACACAATTACATGGTTTGGAGCATAATCAGAGTTTCAATTTAGAGAGAGGATTGAAGATGAAGTGGttggattttaatttttgtttctcttctcaTTTGATTCACAGAATTTTGTTACTTCAATAAGGCttgaaaattagaaataaaaaaacagaactaGAAAGTAATATATTAGATAGAAACATTAAAATAACACAAATTGTAGGGAAGATGGTAAAGAACTCCGACCTAAGTGATTTGAATATATGTGAAATCAGAAGAAGCTTTATCAAATTCTTAGTAAGAACAATAAACCAATAGAAGTGTAAAATAATTTCCTAAAGGTAAATTAAACGGGGGGAaaatactacaagaaaaataatcGATGATTTATCCATATAGTTAAGTCAATGCAGTAAACCAATTTATCCAGTATTAAGGGAATTTTGAGTGATGCGCTGAAGAAAAGATTACTCCAGTTTCAGATTTGCAGTCTAGAACAAGTATGAGCTTGAGAAACATTCATTTATGAGAAGAGATATATTTATGAACGAATACAGTGTTGCAGAAAGATTTTTTGGTTTGTTGAAAAGAAAATGCAACAAGAAATCAAAGCTTACCGAGTTTTAACTTCTAAAGCTCGAAATCTCCCTCTCCGCGGAAACAGATATGAACGCTGATATTCACTTCCCCATTGAAAGCCGCTTCCTATATCACAAAGACCAGGGCTCAAATTGGGACAGGTTCCGGCGGTATAACTTCTTCAGACCTAATTTAGGTTAAAGGATTTGGAAGAGGCAAAGTGAAAATATCTCATTTTGGGGAAAATCGAAAACCCATCAGCGACCGAAACATACTGGTTCGCCAAAAATCCATTAAACTCGGTGGCTAATCGAAAACCCATCAGCGACCGAAACATACTGGTTAGCCAAATATCCATTAAAATCGGTGGCTGAAATTTTAATTTACCATTTCATCTAGTGAAAATCAGTTGCtgaaaaatggaaaataatcatatttattGTATTCAATAGAATGATCCAACATTTTGTTACTTCCATTTTCACTGACTAAATCTGTTTGTTGATTAACACTTAGATAACGACTATTTCGATGACAAATTTTATGAATAAATGATTATTACTTAGTCTCTTTTAAGTCTTGTGTGATTTTTTATTTGACACTAATTTTATGTAAgggttaaaatattttattttatttatttatttgaataaaaaaaataggtttTAAGTTATAGGGAAACCTCTCAACTATCTTCTTTGGTTTTTTagtctttttctaaataaatttgttatgCATTATTGATAATTGACGTATAGAGGAAAATTTACTAGACAAACTATTAAGAAAATAGAATAAAGTTTTTTCAACATTGCATTCCATAGTTAGGCAATTCACTAATGCTTTGTGTAGTTTGGAGCTTTGTGTAGATTGGAGAGTGAAAAATTGAAGGTGTGAGAGAATGAAAGTGTGAACATTTgagaagaaaattaaagacgTTTAAATTAGAATATGTTAGATTAGATGTgtaaaaaaagtttattgaTATTTGTGAGTAATGTGATAGGTgtaaaatttttgttttagatgtgtaaaatgtaagtttacaaatatatctttatctttaaaatatttaaataataaaatataaaatattttgtaaaatttaatttaactaaaattttatataaaaaatacaagtcTCTTATATTTtagaacataatttttttttataaaaaaattataaataatatgatgattgtgattgaattttttttacaaatttatttaatatataaaaaaattaattgaatattttatataattaatattatttattaacatataaattaatttttatataaataattatatttatatttattattaataacattattaatattcaatattaaattcaattaaaataattaacaataatattattatttattaaaattattttatttacatttattatcattattttaaaattttattttaattcatattattctttataatttttattattttataaattaattttaaatattattattattttaatatatatattattagtattaataataatttatattattattattatttattttattattatgttataaaataatattatatacattaggtcaaaatatatatatatatatatatatataaaataatgatgatataaaatttatatacataatcgattatatatgAAATGTAAtggattatatatataaatttataatataattaattatgtttatactatttttattaatgaatataggcttttttattataaatatatttataggcatttttattttattagaaatatatttaatatttatttatctatttttattataaatatattaaacttttttttatgtacagtttatttgaaataaaatttaaaaagtttgaatgattttacttattttttattatatatt
The sequence above is a segment of the Phaseolus vulgaris cultivar G19833 chromosome 2, P. vulgaris v2.0, whole genome shotgun sequence genome. Coding sequences within it:
- the LOC137811869 gene encoding uncharacterized protein; its protein translation is MEIPKGREWMYQRLDANKHLTEEFREGLYEFLQYVIGQEKFQEQGEVLRCPCVKCNCKVFKYVDQVVWDLYQKGFMPNYYLWTNHGEDQPVQSTLDQYWSSIEFQNKSVIAKANRVIDKGESVYCVGSISTASHCEKMSKEFERQPTTWKVVERTKKLRTEQWVNDKTSELAEKYKKCQEVEQHLMLEGSSSQNSPVTSIDDNETYFNVVECGNKKRNVYDLNVLSKRCNTSTSVHSTPSQATIVHQIEEMREAIQKLNDNLMEKNAKERILEEKMEQLMKDQQKHSERIRQQGENIRQQGEKMKLILQ